In uncultured Desulfobacter sp., one DNA window encodes the following:
- the pheT gene encoding phenylalanine--tRNA ligase subunit beta has product MKVSLSWLREYIPIDLDPQDISDRLTMAGLEVDGVESLYDYLDNVIVAQVVEARQHPNADKLTCCAVDIGKGELSPIVCGAPNVREGMYVACALPGAVLPGDFKIKKSKLRGEPSHGMLCSASELMLADDASGIMDLEGDFVTGTPLEFVLNLDDAVFEIDLTPNRPDCLSLIGVAREIGAFTEPRNEVSLPDVTFPDAQMDSRDINDFVSVEIEDPQLCPRYTAGMLFDVTVGPSPLWLKKRLEAVGLSSVNNVVDITNFVMMETGQPLHAFDCDNIAKSQIIVRTAGKPGDAPLKFTTLDSKIHELDPEMLMICDGEKPVGIAGVMGGENSEITDATTRVLVESAYFNPVSIRRTAKRTGIASDASHRFERGVDPEGTMFALKRAVSLMAQVCSATIASGIIDAHPVKSQHVTIDLKPNALNVRLGTSFSADEMSQILMSVGFGVEQKTDRQGEGFLQVHVPSFRVDVSRPEDLSEEVARLWGYNKIETSYPLVKAQGKPLAGRLLLRSKIRQVMTGFGFCEAINYNFIRKDACERMGIEAPDKRTRMVEILNPISDQMSVLRTSVIPGLLESMARNTAQQVDTLQLFEIGKVFYDNALGEQPEEVEVVGGLITGNRWDQTWYSKKEPVDFFDLKGIVQGLLDSFQISGVLYERTDAQTCPYFEPGYGAKLLKDDLVIGTLGKIASTVGGAFGLKQDAYLFDLNMEDFERILPQAIQAVGLPKFPSISRDMTFIVSRHVEVGSMMDTIAAFAQNQALIEDYFLFDVFEGQNIGVDKKSLSFRIVYRSVSKTLTEKNIKKIHDQLSQKLINDFNAGLPG; this is encoded by the coding sequence ATGAAAGTCAGTTTAAGCTGGTTGCGTGAATATATTCCCATTGATCTTGATCCCCAGGACATATCCGATAGGCTTACTATGGCTGGTCTTGAAGTGGATGGGGTGGAAAGTCTTTATGATTACCTGGATAATGTGATTGTGGCCCAGGTCGTAGAGGCAAGGCAGCATCCTAATGCAGATAAGCTTACATGCTGTGCCGTGGATATCGGAAAAGGCGAGCTTTCTCCAATTGTCTGTGGCGCTCCCAATGTCAGGGAAGGTATGTATGTTGCGTGTGCGCTGCCGGGGGCTGTTCTGCCTGGTGATTTCAAAATCAAGAAAAGTAAACTGAGAGGTGAACCCTCCCATGGTATGCTGTGTTCTGCTTCTGAGCTGATGCTCGCGGATGATGCATCCGGTATTATGGATCTTGAAGGCGACTTTGTTACCGGGACCCCCCTTGAATTCGTTTTAAATTTGGATGATGCCGTTTTTGAGATAGATTTGACCCCTAACCGGCCGGACTGTCTGAGTCTTATCGGCGTGGCCCGGGAAATCGGGGCATTTACGGAACCTCGAAATGAGGTGTCTCTGCCGGATGTGACCTTTCCCGATGCCCAAATGGATTCCAGGGATATCAATGATTTTGTCTCTGTGGAGATTGAAGATCCTCAATTGTGTCCAAGGTATACCGCGGGTATGCTTTTTGACGTCACCGTCGGTCCCTCTCCTCTTTGGCTGAAAAAGCGTCTTGAAGCTGTTGGCCTCTCCTCTGTTAATAATGTAGTGGATATCACTAATTTTGTTATGATGGAGACCGGGCAGCCTTTGCATGCGTTTGATTGTGATAATATTGCTAAAAGTCAAATTATTGTAAGAACGGCCGGAAAACCTGGTGATGCGCCCTTAAAATTTACCACCCTTGATTCGAAAATCCACGAGCTTGATCCTGAAATGCTTATGATTTGCGACGGGGAAAAACCTGTGGGTATTGCCGGTGTAATGGGTGGCGAAAATTCAGAGATTACGGATGCAACTACCCGGGTGCTGGTGGAAAGTGCCTATTTTAACCCCGTATCTATTCGCCGTACTGCTAAGAGGACGGGGATTGCCTCAGATGCCTCTCATCGGTTCGAGCGCGGTGTGGACCCCGAAGGCACTATGTTTGCCTTGAAAAGGGCTGTATCATTAATGGCTCAGGTGTGTTCCGCCACGATTGCCTCGGGGATCATTGATGCGCATCCTGTCAAGTCTCAGCATGTTACTATTGACTTGAAACCCAATGCGTTAAACGTACGGTTAGGGACTTCTTTTTCTGCAGATGAGATGTCCCAAATCCTGATGTCTGTGGGGTTTGGCGTAGAGCAAAAGACAGATAGGCAGGGTGAGGGGTTTCTGCAGGTTCATGTTCCCTCTTTCAGGGTTGATGTCTCTCGGCCCGAGGATCTTTCCGAGGAAGTGGCTCGTTTGTGGGGGTATAATAAAATCGAAACCAGCTATCCATTGGTAAAAGCACAGGGGAAACCCCTTGCCGGTCGGCTTTTACTGCGCAGTAAGATCCGTCAGGTAATGACTGGGTTTGGATTTTGTGAGGCCATCAATTACAATTTTATCCGCAAGGATGCCTGTGAACGTATGGGTATTGAAGCGCCGGACAAAAGAACTCGGATGGTTGAGATTTTAAATCCCATTTCCGACCAAATGTCGGTCCTTCGTACTTCTGTCATTCCTGGATTGCTGGAATCCATGGCCAGAAACACGGCTCAGCAGGTGGACACTCTTCAGTTATTTGAGATCGGTAAGGTTTTCTATGACAACGCCCTGGGCGAACAGCCGGAGGAAGTTGAGGTGGTTGGTGGGCTGATTACCGGAAATCGTTGGGATCAGACTTGGTATTCTAAAAAAGAACCCGTGGATTTTTTTGATCTTAAGGGTATTGTGCAGGGGTTGCTGGATTCATTTCAGATTTCTGGTGTCCTTTATGAAAGAACCGATGCCCAGACCTGTCCCTATTTTGAACCGGGATATGGTGCCAAGTTGCTGAAGGATGACCTGGTGATTGGTACGCTTGGTAAAATAGCATCAACTGTGGGAGGTGCCTTTGGTCTGAAGCAGGATGCTTATCTTTTTGACCTTAACATGGAGGATTTTGAAAGAATATTGCCCCAGGCTATCCAGGCAGTTGGGTTGCCCAAATTTCCTTCGATTTCCAGGGACATGACTTTTATTGTATCAAGGCATGTTGAGGTTGGCTCTATGATGGATACCATTGCGGCCTTTGCCCAAAATCAGGCTTTAATAGAAGATTATTTTCTTTTTGATGTATTTGAAGGGCAGAACATTGGTGTCGATAAAAAATCTCTTTCGTTTAGAATTGTTTACCGCTCTGTGTCAAAAACCTTGACGGAAAAGAATATTAAAAAGATCCATGATCAGCTATCCCAAAAGCTTATTAACGATTTTAATGCTGGTTTGCCTGGATAA
- the pheS gene encoding phenylalanine--tRNA ligase subunit alpha, which yields MQNNLQDIEKQALEQIGAAASKDALESVSTHFLGRKGLLTAFLRNIPSLPVDERPAAGKNGNLLKVKLEKAVRQAQAGLEAGVVRGAEGIDITLPGRMVKKGSLHPVTQVIDEICGIFLRLGFDIAEGPEVETDYYNFEALNIPPYHPARDMQDTFYVSENIVLRTHTSGSQPRVMEKSEPPVRIISPGKVFRCDSDLTHTPMFHQVEGLMVDKNISFGDLKGVLTTFVQQFFDKDTSLRFRPSFFPFTEPSAEVDIRCVMCKGEGCRVCSKTGWIEILGAGMVHPAVFENVGYDTQKYTGFAFGLGMERVAMLKYGIDDIRKYFENDMRFLGQF from the coding sequence TTGCAAAACAATCTCCAAGACATTGAAAAACAGGCCCTGGAACAAATCGGCGCGGCAGCTTCAAAGGATGCTCTTGAATCGGTTTCCACACATTTTTTGGGTCGTAAGGGTTTGCTCACAGCGTTCTTGCGCAACATCCCATCCCTGCCGGTGGATGAGCGTCCTGCTGCTGGTAAAAATGGTAATTTGCTGAAGGTGAAGCTTGAAAAAGCGGTGCGGCAGGCCCAGGCCGGCCTGGAAGCTGGTGTGGTAAGAGGTGCTGAAGGTATTGATATTACACTGCCCGGACGTATGGTCAAAAAGGGTTCCCTGCACCCCGTTACCCAGGTGATAGACGAGATCTGCGGTATTTTCCTACGCCTGGGGTTTGACATTGCCGAAGGTCCGGAGGTTGAGACAGATTACTATAACTTTGAGGCGCTTAATATTCCCCCATATCATCCGGCCAGGGATATGCAGGATACCTTCTATGTGTCTGAAAATATAGTTTTGAGGACCCATACGTCAGGTTCCCAGCCCCGGGTAATGGAAAAAAGTGAGCCGCCCGTGCGTATTATTTCACCAGGTAAGGTGTTTCGGTGTGACTCGGATTTGACCCATACCCCAATGTTCCATCAGGTGGAAGGCCTGATGGTCGATAAAAATATTTCTTTTGGCGATCTTAAGGGGGTGCTGACCACGTTTGTTCAGCAGTTTTTTGATAAGGATACGTCATTGCGGTTTAGACCTAGTTTTTTTCCGTTTACCGAGCCCAGTGCTGAAGTCGATATACGCTGTGTTATGTGCAAGGGTGAAGGTTGCCGGGTGTGTTCCAAAACCGGATGGATTGAAATTTTGGGCGCCGGTATGGTTCACCCGGCTGTGTTTGAGAATGTCGGTTATGATACTCAAAAGTATACAGGGTTTGCCTTTGGTCTTGGTATGGAACGGGTTGCCATGCTCAAATACGGAATTGATGATATCAGAAAATATTTCGAAAACGATATGCGTTTTCTAGGGCAGTTCTAA
- the rplT gene encoding 50S ribosomal protein L20 has translation MRVKRGFKARRRRNKVLKLAKGFRGGRSKLYRTAADAVDKALMYAYRDRRARKRDFRRLWIVRINAGARMNELSYSRFMNGLKLAGSELDRKVLADLAVSDPAGFSQLASQVSAKLN, from the coding sequence ATGAGAGTTAAAAGAGGATTCAAAGCAAGACGGCGCCGCAACAAAGTGCTTAAGCTGGCAAAAGGTTTCAGAGGTGGGAGAAGTAAGCTTTATAGAACTGCTGCGGATGCAGTGGATAAGGCGTTGATGTATGCCTATAGGGATCGCCGGGCAAGAAAAAGAGATTTTAGAAGGCTGTGGATTGTACGTATTAATGCGGGTGCGCGGATGAATGAATTGTCCTATTCCCGGTTCATGAACGGATTGAAGCTTGCCGGTAGTGAGTTGGACAGAAAAGTCCTGGCTGATTTGGCTGTATCTGATCCCGCGGGATTCTCGCAACTGGCTTCCCAGGTGTCTGCCAAATTGAACTAA
- the rpmI gene encoding 50S ribosomal protein L35, protein MPKIKTCRAAAKRFEKTGSGKYKFRKSHASHILTKKTTKRKRSLRQPQIVAGSDMKEVRRMLPYG, encoded by the coding sequence ATGCCAAAAATTAAGACATGCCGTGCGGCTGCCAAACGGTTTGAAAAAACCGGTTCAGGTAAGTACAAATTCCGCAAATCCCATGCCAGCCATATTCTGACCAAGAAGACTACAAAACGGAAAAGAAGTCTTCGGCAACCCCAGATTGTTGCGGGATCTGATATGAAAGAAGTTCGCCGGATGCTGCCATACGGCTAA